In a single window of the Vitis vinifera cultivar Pinot Noir 40024 chromosome 6, ASM3070453v1 genome:
- the LOC100233041 gene encoding E3 ubiquitin-protein ligase WAV3 — protein MGSKWRKAKLALGLNLCVYVPQTLEDSSPSMDVGRRYSDAVLLSPSLSPQSRSSDCHPAMPTTPTPSSSGLRLSKHGTKSSKKTCAICLNTMKPGQGHAIFTAECSHAFHFHCITSNVKHGSQSCPVCRAKWKEIPFQSPASDLAHGRARINPVDWGHDDAWMTVLRQLPSPRQDASRHISSLFHAHEPAVFDDDEVLDHQPESTERSSSTRDIDNNSIGAIEVKTYPEVSAVPRSTSHNNFTVLIHLKAPLTSGRQNSGTNQTNMQPTSQSCRAPVDLVTVLDVSGSMAGTKLALLKRAMGFVIQSLGPCDRLSVISFSSTARRLFPLRRMTDTGRQQALQAVNSLVSNGGTNIAEGLRKGAKVMLDRKWKNPVSSIILLSDGQDTYTVCSPGGAHSRTDYSLLLPFSIHRNGGTGFQIPVHAFGFGTDHDATSMHAISETSGGTFSFIEAEGVIQDAFAQCIGGLLSVVVQELRVGVECVHPSLQLSSIKAGSYHTSVTPDARTGFIDVGDLYAEEERDFLVNIDIPINGCGDEMSLFKVRCVYRDPITKELVKCGEADEVKIQRPEIARQVVVSMEVDRQRNRLRAAEAMVEARAAAERGDLTSAVAVLESCRRALSETVSARAGDRLCVALGAELKEMQERMANRRIYEASGRAYVLSGLSSHSWQRATARGDSTDSATLLQAYQTPSMVDMLTRSQTMFVSSGAPSPHPPIRPARSFPARPLPR, from the exons ATGGGAAGCAAATGGAGAAAAGCCAAGCTGGCCCTTGGATTGAATCTCTGTGTGTATGTTCCACAAACCCTAGAGGACTCGTCTCCGTCCATGGACGTTGGCAGAAGATATTCCGACGCCGTTTTGCTCTCGCCGTCGCTTTCTCCCCAGTCCCGAAGCTCCGACTGCCATCCGGCGATGCCGACGACGCCCACGCCGTCGTCTTCCGGCCTCCGGCTGTCAAAACACGGAACTAAGTCCTCTAAG AAGACATGTGCTATATGCCTGAACACGATGAAACCAGGCCAGGGTCATGCCATTTTTACAGCAGAATGCTCACATGCTTTCCACTTCCACTGCATTACTTCTAATGTAAAACATGGAAGCCAAAGTTGCCCTGTTTGCAGAGCAAAATGGAAGGAAATCCCCTTTCAGAGTCCTGCTTCTGATCTTGCTCATGGAAGGGCAAGAATCAACCCAGTAGATTGGGGCCACGATGATGCCTGGATGACTGTTCTACGACAGCTCCCGTCTCCACGCCAAGACGCCAGTCGACACATTTCATCGCTTTTCCATGCCCATGAACCAGCTGtctttgatgatgatgaagtCTTGGATCACCAGCCTGAGAGTACTGAGAGAAGTTCATCAACTCGAGATATTGATAACAATTCGATTGGAGCAATAGAGGTTAAAACATACCCAGAAGTCTCAGCTGTTCCAAGATCAACCTCTCATAATAACTTCACTGTTCTAATCCATCTCAAAGCCCCTCTTACAAGTGGAAGGCAGAATTCTGGTACAAACCAGACTAATATGCAACCAACATCTCAGAGTTGTCGTGCCCCAGTTGACCTTGTGACAGTGCTTGATGTCAGTGGCAGCATGGCAGGTACCAAACTGGCATTGCTAAAACGAGCCATGGGGTTTGTGATCCAGAGCCTTGGTCCCTGTGACCGGCTTTCAGTCATTTCGTTCTCCTCTACAGCTCGCCGACTCTTTCCCCTCCGTCGAATGACTGATACTGGACGGCAGCAGGCATTGCAAGCCGTCAATTCTCTGGTTTCAAATGGTGGAACAAACATTGCTGAAGGTTTAAGGAAGGGTGCAAAGGTGATGCTTGACCGCAAGTGGAAAAACCCAGTTAGCAGTATCATACTGTTGTCTGATGGGCAGGATACATACACTGTCTGCAGTCCTGGTGGAGCCCATTCCCGAACTGATTACTCATTGCTCCTGCCATTCTCGATTCATCGCAATGGTGGCACGGGTTTCCAGATTCCTGTTCATGCATTTGGGTTTGGTACAGACCATGATGCAACCTCGATGCATGCAATCTCTGAAACCTCTGGGGGGACATTTTCCTTTATAGAAGCTGAGGGTGTGATTCAGGATGCATTTGCACAATGCATTGGAGGACTCTTAAGTGTGGTAGTGCAGGAGCTGCGAGTTGGAGTTGAGTGTGTTCACCCAAGTTTGCAGCTCAGTTCAATAAAAGCAGGAAGTTACCATACTAGTGTGACACCTGATGCAAGAACAGGCTTTATTGATGTTGGAGATTTGTATGCTGAAGAAGAGAGGGATTTTCTGGTAAACATCGATATTCCAATTAATGGATGTGGGGATGAGATGTCTTTGTTTAAGGTTAGATGTGTTTATAGAGACCCAATCACAAAAGAGTTGGTGAAGTGTGGAGAAGCAGATGAGGTGAAGATCCAGAGGCCTGAGATAGCCAGACAAGTAGTGGTGTCCATGGAAGTGGACAGGCAGCGAAATAGGCTCCGAGCAGCAGAGGCAATGGTGGAGGCAAGAGCTGCTGCTGAACGAGGTGATCTTACAAGTGCAGTTGCTGTCCTTGAGAGCTGTCGAAGGGCATTGTCAGAAACTGTTTCTGCAAGAGCTGGTGACAGGCTATGTGTTGCACTGGGTGCTGAGTTAAAGGAGATGCAAGAAAGGATGGCAAACAGGCGCATCTATGAGGCCTCTGGAAGGGCGTACGTGCTATCGGGGTTGAGTTCACACTCATGGCAAAGAGCAACTGCACGAGGTGATTCCACTGATAGTGCAACCCTTCTGCAAGCTTACCAGACCCCATCCATGGTGGACATGTTGACCCGATCACAGACGATGTTTGTGAGTAGTGGTGCTCCATCACCTCATCCACCTATCCGACCTGCTAGATCATTTCCTGCCCGGCCGCTGCCAAGGTAA
- the LOC100263865 gene encoding receptor-like serine/threonine-protein kinase NCRK, whose product MKLPVEVALACLISLLGIQLSLCDVLSDTSNINKWTCTCSSANQGSQNYILAGNCSTSCDCSPAGGGSTGDRWTCICAADGFPKVASDSGHTSCFTACNCTSGSPNEDAPARRKHISSKVVVIILLLCVVLTTFAFLASVLCYVYRKEKCPIQPPVFSSDKETSCNSATNLISHKINSVPESRVDIGSPINSLTGCFHKASSLFRSKTGTIHETIVQFSYYELENATNKFSNSNLIGVGGSSYVYCGQLKDGKTVAVKRLKTKGGPDADLVFLTEIELLSRLHHCHVVPLLGYCSESQGKHAQRLLVFEYMLNGNLRDCLDGDSGKNMDWATRVSIALGAARGLEYLHEAAAPRILHRDVKSTNILLDENWRAKITDLGMAKRLRADGLPSCSNSPARMQGTFGYFAPEYAIVGRASPMSDVFSFGVVLLELISGRKPIHKSTNKGEESLVIWATPRLQDSGRVMSELPDPHLKGNFPEEEMQIMAFLAKECLLLDPDARPTMSEIVQILSTIAPDKSRRRNIPVNFFQRLSPHSMKSEAHMLIPDKKSESPVDVELRRAGTNKWTDRCSLPLDIDRTLCIGDSQTKAVSVSAEYIERLIIMTSNARSWRGPADETVDLTEPRFESFCMANGRSP is encoded by the exons ATGAAGCTCCCAGTGGAAGTTGCTCTTGCTTGTCTCATTAGCTTACTTGGGATTCAGCTTAGTCTTTGTG ATGTACTTTCTGATACATCCAACATAAATAAATGGACATGCACATGTTCTTCTGCTAATCAGGGCAGCCAGAATTATATTCTTGCAGGGAACTGTTCTACATCATGTGATTGCAGTCCAG CTGGAGGAGGATCAACTGGAGATAGATGGACATGTATCTGTGCTGCTGATGGATTTCCTAAAGTAGCATCAGACAGTGGTCATACCAGCTGCTTTACAGCCTGCAATTGTACTtctg GATCTCCCAATGAAGATGCACCTGCTCGAAGGAAGCATATTTCCAGTAAAGTTGTTGTGATCATTCTGTTACTATGTGTTGTACTCACAACTTTTGCATTTCTTGCTTCGGTGTTATGTTATGTCTATCGAAAGGAAAAGTGCCCTATCCAACCACCAGTATTCTCATCAGACAAAGAAACAAGTTGCAATAGTGCTACCAACTTAATAAGCCATAAAATTAATTCAGTGCCAGAATCCAGAGTTGATATTGGGTCCCCTATCAATTCTTTAACAG GGTGCTTTCACAAGGCTTCTTCCTTATTTAGGAGCAAAACAGGAACCATACACGAGACAATTGTCCAATTTTCTTACTATGAATTGGAAAATGCTACCAATAAGTTCTCCAATTCTAATTTAATAGGAGTTGGTGGAAGCAGCTATGTTTATTGTGGTCAGCTCAAGGATGGAAAAACTGTGGCAGTTAAGCGACTGAAAACCAAAGGGGGCCCAGATGCTGACCTTGTTTTCCTAACAGAG ATTGAACTCTTATCCAGACTTCATCATTGTCATGTGGTGCCTTTGCTTGGCTACTGCTCAGAATCCCAAGGAAAGCATGCTCAGAGATTGTTAGTGTTTGAGTACATGCTCAATGGTAATCTGAGAGATTGTTTGGATGGGGACTCAGGAAAAAACATGGACTGGGCCACTCGTGTTTCGATTGCTCTCGGAGCAGCCAGAGGCTTAGAATATCTTCATGAAGCAGCTGCTCCAAGAATTTTGCATAGAGACGTTAAATCCACAAACATTCTTCTGGATGAGAATTGGAGAGCCAAA ATAACTGATCTTGGTATGGCTAAACGCTTGAGAGCTGATGGCCTTCCTAGCTGTTCCAATTCTCCAGCAAGAATGCAGGGCACCTTTGGCTATTTTGCACCGGAATATGCTATTGTGGGGAGAGCCTCCCCTATGTCAGATGTTTTTAGTTTTGGGGTGGTTCTTCTTGAGCTGATCAGTGGGCGGAAACCCATCCACAAATCTACCAACAAAGGAGAAGAAAGCCTTGTCATATGG GCTACCCCTCGGCTACAGGATAGTGGGCGAGTGATGTCAGAGTTACCTGACCCACATTTAAAAGGGAATTTCCCAGAAGAAGAAATGCAGATAATGGCTTTCTTAGCAAAGGAGTGCCTATTGTTGGATCCTGATGCCCGACCAACCATGAGTGAGATTGTTCAAATCCTTTCAACGATTGCACCAGATAAATCTAGGAGGAGAAATATTCCAGTCAATTTTTTTCAG AGGTTGAGCCCTCATAGCATGAAAAGTGAAGCACACATGTTGATACCTGACAAAAAATCTGAGAGTCCTGTTGATGTGGAGCTCAGGCGAGCGGGGACCAATAAATGGACAGATCGTTGTTCATTACCATTGGATATTGACCGCACTCTCTGTATTGGAGACAGTCAGACTAAAGCAGTCAGTGTTTCTGCTGAGTATATAGAGAGATTGATCATCATGACTTCAAATGCTAGGAGTTGGCGTGGTCCAGCTGATGAAACTGTGGACTTAACAGAACCCCGGTTTGAATCCTTCTGCATGGCAAATGGTAGATCACCTTGA
- the LOC100251840 gene encoding exosome complex component RRP41-like: MAGKSAATPSTYSPSPAPKTKRPIFQDVDWVRPDGRGFHQCRPAFLKTGAVNAASGSAYAEFGNTKVIVSVFGPRESKKAMAYSGTGRLNCNVSYTTFAMPIRGQGSDHKGYSSMLHKALEGAIIVESFPKTTVDVFALVLESGGSDLPVVISCASLALADAGIMMYDLVASVSVSCLGKNLVIDPILEEESYQDGSLLITCMPSRNEVTQLTVNGEWSTPRVHEAMQICLEACSKLAKIIRSCLKETASAPKD, encoded by the exons ATGGCTGGGAAGTCAGCCGCCACACCTTCAACATACTCGCCGTCTCCGGCTCCCAAAACCAAGCGGCCCATTTTCCAAGACGTCGATTGGGTACGACCCGACGGCCGCGGCTTCCATCAGTGCAGACCCGCCT TTCTGAAGACTGGTGCTGTGAATGCTGCATCAGGATCTGCTTATGCAGAGTTTGGAAATACCAAGGTCATTGTGTCTGT GTTCGGGCCAAGAGAAAGTAAGAAAGCAATGGCATACAGTGGTACAGGGCGCCTGAATTGTAATGTCAGCTATACTACTTTTGCCATGCCAATTCGTGGACAG GGATCAGATCACAAAGGGTATTCCTCAATGCTTCATAAAGCTTTGGAGGGCGCCATAATAGTGGAGAGTTTCCCCAAGACAACGGTGGATGTTTTTGCATTGGTGCTGGAATCTGGTGGCA GTGATCTTCCTGTTGTGATATCATGTGCTAGTCTTGCCTTGGCAGATGCTGGGATTATGATGTATGACCTGGTTGCCTCAGTTTCTGTG TCTTGTCTTGGTAAGAACCTTGTCATCGACCCTATTTTGGAAGAGGAAAGCTATCAAGATGGGAGCCTACTGATTACTTGTATGCCTTCTCGTAACGAGGTCACTCAACTGACTGTCAATGGAGAGTGGTCAACCCCAAGGGTTCATGAG GCAATGCAGATCTGTCTCGAAGCTTGCTCAAAGCTTGCCAAGATCATAAGGTCATGTTTGAAAGAAACGGCTTCTGCTCCAAAGGATTAG
- the LOC100241591 gene encoding protein CNGC15b → MAYENSRSVKFQDDLELAKFPATNGDGKIKMKYKIDGTQIQEASYKKAGKEVSGKSGRSLKAKVLSRVFSEDYERVKQKILDPRGKSIRRWNKIFLVACLISLFVDPLFFYLPDVRDKVCMDIEIPLEVVLTIIRSIADIFYMIQIFVRFRTAYVAPSSRVFGRGELVIDTSKIALRYLGKGFWIDLIAALPLPQVLIWIIIPNLRGSTMTNTKNMLRFILICQYLPRLYLIFPLSCQIVKATGVVTETAWAGAAYNLILYMLASHVLGACWYLLSIERQEACWRTVCNLEKSSCQDGYFDCHKVKDPGREAWFKSSNVTKLCDPNNTFYQFGIYADSVISEVTSSAFFEKYFYCLWWGLRNLSSLGQNLSTSTYVGEIIFAIIIATLGLVLFALLIGNMQTYLQSTTVRLEEWRIKRTDTEQWMHHRQLPAELKQSVRKYDQYKWVATRGVDEEALLKGLPMDLRRDIKRHLCFDLVRRVPLFDQMDERMLDAICERLKPALSTEGTFLVREGDPVNEMLFVIRGNLDSYTTNGGRTGFFNSCRIGPGDFCGEELLTWALEPRPSIILPSSTRTVKSISEVEAFALIAEDLKFVASQFRRLHSKQLRHKFRFYSPHWRTWAACFIQAAWRRFKRRKEAAELKAREHPVAAEPQPSFDRFDVVMPAPGSGLAVYAARLAASARRGPLKHSGSDSSVVSSLQKPAEPDFSVDEE, encoded by the exons ATGGCTTATGAGAATTCGAGATCTGTAAA ATTTCAAGATGATCTTGAACTAGCAAAATTTCCAGCAACCAATGGGGATGGGAAGATCAAGATGAAGTACAAGATCGATGGAACACAAATACAGGAGGCAAGTTACAAGAAGGCTGGGAAGGAGGTGTCTGGGAAGTCTGGAAGATCATTGAAAGCTAAAGTACTGTCCAGAGTTTTTTCTGAGGACTATGAGAGGGTGAAGCAAAAAATATTGGATCCTCGAGGAAAATCCATTCGCAGATGGAACAAGATTTTCTTAGTAGCAtgcttgatttccctgtttgtgGACCCTTTATTCTTTTACTTGCCGGATGTTCGGGATAAAGTGTGCATGGACATTGAAATACCCCTGGAAGTTGTGCTTACAATTATCAGATCAATAGCTGATATCTTTTACATGATTCAGATTTTTGTTCGATTTCGTACAGCTTATGTTGCACCTTCCTCCCGAGTATTTGGGCGAGGAGAGCTTGTTATAGATACTTCAAAGATTGCATTAAGGTACCTAGGCAAGGGCTTCTGGATTGACCTCATTGCTGCTCTGCCCCTTCCTCAG GTTCTAATTTGGATAATCATCCCCAATTTAAGGGGCTCCACAATgacaaacacaaaaaatatgCTACGATTCATCCTCATCTGTCAGTACCTCCCCAGACTTTATCTTATATTTCCACTCTCATGTCAGATAGTTAAGGCCACAGGAGTTGTGACAGAAACAGCTTGGGCTGGGGCTGCTTATAACCTGATCCTCTATATGTTGGCAAGCCAT GTTTTAGGAGCTTGCTGGTATCTTCTCTCGATTGAGCGACAAGAGGCCTGCTGGAGAACTGTCTGCAATCTTGAGAAGTCATCCTGTCAGGATGGATATTTTGATTGCCACAAGGTTAAGGACCCTGGTAGGGAGGCTTGGTTCAAGTCGAGCAATGTCACAAAACTGTGTGATCCAAATAATACCTTTTATCAGTTCGGCATATATGCTGATTCTGTGATATCAGAGGTTACATCCTCAGCATTCTTCGAGAAATACTTTTACTGCCTGTGGTGGGGCCTGAGGAACCTCAG TTCTTTGGGACAAAATCTTTCCACAAGCACCTATGTTGGAGAAATTATTTTTGCCATCATAATTGCTACTCTTGGATTGGTTCTCTTTGCGTTGCTCATTGGTAATATGCAA ACATATCTCCAGTCCACTACTGTTCGATTAGAAGAATGGAGGATCAAGAGAACTGATACAGAGCAATGGATGCACCACAGGCAGCTACCTGCGGAATTGAAGCAGTCTGTTAGGAAATATGATCAATATAAATGGGTGGCCACTCGAGGAGTCGATGAAGAAGCTCTTCTAAAAGGACTTCCTATGGACCTCCGAAGAGACATCAAGCGTCACTTGTGCTTTGATCTAGTTCGACGA GTTCCTTTGTTCGATCAAATGGACGAACGAATGCTAGATGCGATATGCGAGAGGCTTAAACCCGCATTGAGCACTGAAGGCACATTTCTAGTGCGTGAAGGTGATCCTGTGAATGAGATGCTCTTCGTAATCCGAGGCAACCTTGATTCTTACACTACCAATGGTGGTCGAACCGGATTCTTCAATTCATGCCGCATAGGCCCAGGTGACTTCTGTGGTGAGGAGCTGCTTACATGGGCCCTGGAACCTCGTCCAAGCATCATCCTCCCATCATCCACACGCACGGTGAAATCCATTTCTGAAGTAGAGGCCTTTGCTCTTATAGCAGAAGACTTGAAGTTTGTAGCATCGCAATTTCGAAGACTTCATAGCAAACAGCTCAGACACAAGTTCCGGTTCTACTCGCCCCATTGGAGAACATGGGCTGCATGTTTCATACAAGCAGCATGGCGCCGGTTTAAGAGGCGGAAGGAAGCAGCTGAGCTCAAGGCTAGGGAGCACCCTGTGGCTGCTGAGCCCCAACCATCATTTGACCGCTTTGATGTGGTCATGCCTGCACCCGGTTCAGGCCTTGCTGTGTATGCGGCAAGGCTAGCTGCAAGCGCTAGGAGGGGTCCCCTCAAGCATTCTGGATCGGATTCCAGTGTTGTGAGCTCATTGCAAAAGCCAGCTGAACCTGATTTTTCTGTGGATGAAGAATGA